The Plasmodium coatneyi strain Hackeri chromosome 11, complete sequence DNA segment CTGATTGGCTCCATCAcatttcctatatatatagtcaTCAGCCTGCTCAAGTTCCTTGAGGTAACTGTGAAAATCTTGATCACAATAGTTCTTACTGGTCATTAACTGTCCCTTTATGGTGTCGTAGTCATAATGGAAGTCGtatacttttttcatattaCTGAAAGTGGTCTCGTCCATATTAGGGTAAGGGATTGTACACTCATTTTGTCCAACAAGGACCGCTAATTTTGTGTAAATTTCATTCATGAGATTTGGGAACGGTTTCACTTTTACCTTGTTCAATAATATATCCACTATCCAGAAATATAGGAAGTGACAACGCGAACTGTACAATgatttcccttcttccattgTTACTACGTAGCACCAGGATCTTACAACTTGTTCTGCATAGCTTTTAAGATTAAGTTCATAATATAGCTCACCTTCTATTTTATCCGTAAAAGCATCACTGGGCAGGCGCCCACAGTGATCTCTGTTTTCATTAAATTTatcataataatatatgtttGAAGGTAACAATTTGACCAACTCCGTTTTCTACAGaaataattaacaaaatgtAAATGTGTCCATGTATTCCCTGTTCCTGTTAAATCATGGATAAGGCATTATACAgataatatgtatatgtataatagTGTGAATAGAGGACGTTAACCGTTAATATTGCTTGTGCCATGGTTCATTTACACTTTTTCGTATATAATTtgaatttatgttaaaattgtttacaCGTTCGTGcagaatacatatgtatgaacACCTTCCGGTTTCTATTATTATAAGTACATGTGTATcaaagtttttattttttactccataaattgtacacattgttttttatttattttttttttttaaggtgaTGATAGTACAttacatatgaatattaaattattatgtacacatataattaaggtAGGAGTAGGAATAAATGTATTGGAGAATTGTACagtgaacagaaaaagaaggatcgAACTTACTGTGCACTCTTTATTGTGTTTATGTTCTATTATGGTACTGTAAATGGCTCCTCCCCtaaacattatattattacttATGTACTCCTATTTCTATTAGTATAGGAATGtgatttttccctcttttaataaaaatttttcttctgacgtacttttcttttgtgCTCAATTGTTATTTaagaaggggggaatatTATTAGGAGTTGCCATTATGTACAgtataatttatataatgagcatttccccccctttattttatatgtacatttattcatatgtaaaggtgtgcacatatttatagAATTATATAAacaagtatatataaaatcCATGGAACTTGtattcattatatgtattcagaaggagaaggaaggaagaaatatatatgtgcgtatatCTTAATAACAATATTACTGTAGTAAACAttcttttctcatttattATCTTTCcaacagtaataataataataatattaataaagaataataataataaataataatatataataatgtataagaataataataataataataaataataataatattttgctcccctattttttttttctttctctgaTAAATTACATAATATAAAAGGGTTGAGGGTGTTGGAAGAGGTTTGCTTTGCGGGATTTTTCCCCACACTTTTATGTTCAGCATGTTATTACGTGTACATGaccatatatgtgtatcatGTATTCAGTCATTCCCAGTGTCGCTCTTTCTATTGTAAAATAGTGGTGACAAAGAATAAATGGGAGTAATTCAATTTATActtttgtgcacatatacattcctttccttcccttccctagGGGGGAtgttataaataatataggaaggaatagtagattatatgtatagagtgaaaaaataaattgatCTGATATATATGGGTTCAAGGGAGTACTGCGAAGTGTAATATTATGGTCCCCCATGTAATTCTCCCTATTTCTGTTTATATAGGTAATTATAATTCTGTGCGCAGTATTGTATGTAACCACACTAATAGATCATTCCGGAGTTATtgataaaaataagaattcGATGTACTAACTCCTCTCTTATGGGCTTAAAACAGTATTACTTCATTTCCCCATTAATTCATTTGTTCCAGGAATTATTTATCTGCTATATTTTCCCTATTCATACATTCCTTGCTACAATATTGGGGGCACACTCTTATTAGTGTATGTATGGTCCATATTCCAGAGTGTGTAATATTCTCTGAAGATCTGAATGTGCTCGTGGCCACATACaacttatatataattccTATATTCTCACATAAGAAATGGACTCTACTACCTAtttcaatttaaaaataattggACAGGAAGAACTTTACccttatatgtacacatgtgtacaccatccattctttttaattcaGCGGAGGCAGAAAGGAACTCTGATAATTTTATGCTATATGTGTGCGCGTGGATATAGTTTACCATAGTGTTCCTCATAGAATATGTATAGTATTCTATATTAGGAGGGTACTATGTTCACATAGTATGAATCCCTTAAAGAATGTGTTCGTATGTATAGTATGTGGAACATAGGGGAGCTGCGCAATATGAACTTATATTATGTGCACCCCTAACAGTGTGCCCctaataaaaagggggggggtgCTGTATGTAATTATTCTCTTTGCACACTCTTATTTATTACTCATGAGTGTTTACCTCCCCCTCAGAGGGGGGTAGTAGTACTACACACACAGGAAGGGGACTGCATTACGCAGGGGGAGACATTTATTCCTGTACAAAAATATTGTCACTCATTCTACACGTGCGACCTTGTTTTTATATAGTGTGCACCCCCTTAAACAGTGGTCTTCCCCTTACTCCTAAGTAAGATGCACAACCTCTGAAAAGGCATTTTACCTGGTAAACAGATCTGCCCAATGTGGAATAGTATACTTATTTTAGGGGAGTATTATAGTGTAAAATACGACCATGAATAATATAGGGTAACGTCACaattattatgtgcatataagtAAGAATAATTACTATGGTTCTACATGTATACTTCCCATGGGAGAtgattataatatatatggaatcATTGTATTCCTTATTTGCCCCCCATGTGTACTTCACATGTGACCTGTGTTATCCCATACATCGTCATAAAGAAATAATGTGCGAACAGAACATTGCTcccattatattttttccccgtggTGTTATTAGTAACCCCTTTATTACATTAAATAGTAGTAACGTGCATGTTGGAAAAGTGACGCATATCCATAATCACATCCATATATGTAATCATCCATGTGTTGAAACATAGtatttgtgcaaaatggaCTATGGATCTCACTAAAAATTTCTTGAATTATTGGAACCttctatatgtataatatatatactgaaTAGAAAGAGGAGTGTATCCCCTTAAGCCCCCCCCCGTTTTGAATTCTTATGAATTCGTATGAACAGaataggaaaagggaaaagtagaaaatataaaaatcgaaaatggaaggaagagagcATTActgaatatatatgtcacAATATACacttaggaaaaaagggcgCGTCAGTGTATATATGTCACAATATACACTTAGGAAGGAActtaagaaggaatgaggaagagTGGAAGAGTGTAGCTCAAAATGGCGcaacacacatgtgtatcTCATCCTCTACATGTTGTGTAAGTTATGCACAATATACTTatctgaaaaagaaaaaaaaagaacaataaatggggaagaaagaacaattaCTATTATTAGGCGACAATAAGTAAGAAGGAATGGGGGGGCATATGATACAaggattattattatgacggaaatacatatatattcttttttttcctgtgctATATGGTATAATGAATgtaatttcccccttcctgttatatttccattccttcctcctccttaggcCATCTTCCCTtacttagacctccttccttctttattttttttttaaattgatGTTCTCTATGAGAAGTTAATGAGTATGTGCACACACTCAAAGAGAGAAGCGTTCTATACGCGCATAAACTGCACCGTAtgtgttcaaaattttttaataacacaTTTCAATACCAATAATgtataaattaataatgcCTTCTTAACATTTATGCcggggaaaaattataattacttctatatatgcaataaaaaaaggagcgatgtaaataataataatataatgctctacatgtacatgtaatACTCCAgtgtacatgtataatgATTCCAACgtacatgtacatgtgtataataaagtaatatataataagggtaatatatatgtgtggaatgaaaggaggaatacatatcataaaaattaaaaaaaattttcttcccttctgtaTTTGTTAATATTTCCTGCCtagttcctctttttgaaCTTGCttaaattattcatataacaatttaatacatacatgtgtgttaTCCCTActcgaaaaattaaacaacacatatatattattattcaacaaaaaggaaggtaagaaaataaaatattccaCACACTTCCACCCCTACAATCATACACTTACAATccaatcatcatcatcatataATCATCCTAGGGAACAGACAAAACAAATCATAACAACCATAAAACAAACAAGTATAAACTTTATACTTCTATTCTCTGAATGCATGAACATCCTCcttaaaagagaagaaagttcattatacacatatgcagcagaagaaaaatatacacatctgcacatatgtaaacCATGTCAGAAACCGCACCAGTAGCACCAGCAGCACCACCggtaaagaaagaatattaaGGAAGcaaagttgttaggtgtggtaggtggaaggatggaagaTTGTGTTAGGgctggttggtggaaggttgttaggtgtgttgttaggtgggttgttaggtgggttgttagggttgttaggtttgttagggtggaaggaaggtttttaggggtggaaggaaggtgttgttATGGGTGCAAGGAAGTATGCGGAGGGGTGCTGATTTGGGTGTTAGGGCggaagaaaatgttgttagggggggtacggtggaaggaatggtctattgaaggaaggggtctaaggaggaggaaggaaagaaggaaaggaagggtctaaggaagaaaggggggaagagtatgggggaaagggaagggaagacgttcccttccctttcccccttcccctttccttagCCTATTCACGAGTATATGGGGAATGCAAACATATAcccatacatacatatacatacatatatatgtccatatatatacatatatatatatatgtatatatatatatacatatatgaacatttaTGTTTTACACACATAACCCCTACTTCCGCAGACGTGCACACTAGGGTCAATTACTGACAAGTTAACCTCCTATAACGACTTCTATACAAATTTCGAGAATGATGGAGGAGGGGGTCAGAAGGGAGATCAGGGCGCTACACAATTAGAGTCTGCATTGAATGGCAATTTCTcagaatgtaaaaaaattattgacaATGCTAAAAAAATCTCCCACGCTTACGACTACGCATGTTTGCAAGGTAGGTCAACAAGTTCCACAGGTGATAATGCTCCTTGCCgcttgttttattattggttcgGACACAACTACTGGTCTCACTTAAAAGGTACAAAGTTGTCAAGCctcttggaaaaaatttacactacGCTGGATAAAACTTCTGCCTGCGGTAGTGATAAATGTGATTTTAAATACCAAGATCTTGAGGACCAAAGCATTTTCAAAGACATGAAAATCATATTTGAATATTACAACGATTATAAGCAGGTACATGAAAAACTAACTACGACTAGTGTTTCCTGCGCAGAAAAATGGTCAACCTATTGGACAACAGTTGTTTCAGCATGTAAAGCTATGAAGGACAAGTGCAAAGAGGACGCGGGTGGTGATCATAAGAAAAAGCAATATTGTAAAGACTTCAATAGTACCTATGCTGTACATTGTGACACAGCTAATCTCCACCAAGAGATGGAAGaactaataaaaaagatgCAGCGTGAAGCAGACGAAGCCGTCCGTGGTGCTACGACCACctcttccatctcttccatctttggtaccttagcaacaataggtgcccctttcttattatacaaagtaagcatccaaaaatttaaaattaaaagtgaaataataCAAGTAACagtatttccttccttagacccttcccttccttcgtcctccttagacactacttccttccaccaaacacccctaacacaaccttccttccacctaccacctaacaacccaccaacaaccctaacaacccaccaacaacccaccaacaacccaccaacaaccctaacaacccacctgccacccctaacacaacgttccttccacctaccacccctaacaaccttacttacacctatcacccctaacaaccttccttccaccctaccaaccacttaacaatcttccttccaccctaccaaccacttaacaatcatccttccacctaccacccctaacacaaacttcctttccttcttttctttcagtataaaccatggtcttcttggtttggtaaccagtcttctggaggaaggaatagaagaagaaaaagatcagCCGGACACGAATTCGATACATTAACGTACGATTCAAtggacacttccacaataggtccAGCAGAAAATTCCACCACACTACGCTCTGTTGCATACAACACAAGGCAACCTcggaaaggaagaacaaataataatacaccaggTCACCAGAATGTAAGTTACGGTCGGATGTAACACCATTCTATGTAAAACAttggaatgttgaatgagTGTGTGCCCCTCCCTCAAGGGGGGGACACATAAACAACACCGctcacacattttatatatgcagtgtaaaaaaaaaaaaaaaaaagagacactttcttctttttccttcctttctttttccttcctttctttttccttccttttttccttcctttttttccttcctttttttccttcctacatttgtatgtttaaataacaacTTGAGATAAGGTACTCTTCGAACGGGACgcagaacagaaaaaaacgaaaaaggtgCTGACctctttaaagaaatattcatgtattttgaaaaaacaaaaaaaaaatatcatgaagtcaaaatttttgtaacagaatgaataagcatttttttaattcttcaataaaaaaaaaattctaccaaacaagtcaaactaaagtggggaagaaatttttttttttttcccggtttatattaattacacatgaacacgtaaacactttcatgcattacaaaaaaaaaggtaaaaaagaaaaaaatatttactacacttTAAACCCGGAAACTGAACATTGAACatgttccataggaacactttccttaggaatattttcctcagGAATATATTCTGTAAgaataaagtcttcctccctaaacccggaatatAAACTGTGAACATCTTCCAAAGGAACCCCTTCCATAgcaagaaagtcttcctccctaaactcggaatctgaacttggaacattttcctcaggaacatctCCCTTAAGAAtattaaccctaaacccggaatctaaacttggaacctgtttcTTAGGgacctttttctcctctaaaaaattgcttcccataaattcttgaacaaGAATGGCGAAAtaatcttccttcgtcgaatgcaaaTCTTccctttgacattcgtctaagacttctaaatggatATCAATAATAGCACGGTGAGAAATACGGCGATCAGCATGTTTTTTTGGCCTCctcgtttttccttctttgggcgcagatcttggttgttttcgttcctttactaaagtatattcatgtggaccatctcCCTGGTCCTCCACATGagcaaggagttgttcttgCAATGTTGGAGGACGACGCACTTGATGAGCTCTtatgtaacgttttcttcttttaccgaaaaaaaaatactgcacaaaaaaggaggggaaaaaattagttTTTAGGGTGCGAATTGCAGCTCTTAAGACCGGAACAATCAACATAGAAAAAGCGCGAAGTGTACATCTAAGGTAAAAAAGTCCAGggcgtgtttttttttttttttttttttcctctaatattaatttttttttcttaccttccaaaggaggtaGGTCATAGCAGAAATACCAATGAAGAcgggaatggtaggaaggtatgaaGTAAGGAGATCAGAAAGGTTGTCAATCTTGTTAACAACTCGGGCAGGAACAACTGGTGTTGTTGAGGCACCCTTAGGTAATGGTGGTGTTGTCGGTGATGTTTCTGGAGCTGCAGGTCCTGCTGGTTCCAGTGGGGGTGGAGGAGGGGGTTGTTGTCCCTGCCCTGCTGGTGGACTAAAAGCACCTTCTTTACCACTACCAGTGCCACCACCTCCTGCGCCAGGGACGCCATCAGGAATAGCACTTGGTACACCAGGTTTAGTAGTACTAGCACTGCCGCTAACACTAGTATTAGAGGGTTGACCACCTGGACCATTGTCATCGACCAGTTTCTCAGTTTTTGCTGTCTTGGTTTCAGTCGGGACCTGTGAACCATTTCCTGGATCTAAAAAGTAAGTAACGAATGAATAGTTCTTATATAGTCATGGTTCCCTATAGACCCAAGAATGGCATGTGCATCTTAATGTGCGATTCCTTTAGGAGGGAATGTTCACTTTCTTTAAGTATTATTACCTAGATTCGAAGATAATACTGTTGAACCTGAGCCGGAAGAACCAGGTGTATCATCACCTGTACTTATAGTAGTAGAACCTGCAGTAATAATGGGATCACCATTAATAACAGTAACTACTGCACCTTTATCTGTTACGGACCAAGCACCTTTTAAGTACTTATCATCCGTGTCGTCATTCTTAGAGGCACCATCTGGAATCCATTCTGTGGGCAGGTCAGGAATATCATCCGGTGATGCTGCAGGTTGTTGAGAGTTACTGTTAGGCTTACCTGcttgttcctcctttgcaTCCTTTTTACTGACTTCAAATGTATCGGAAGTATCCGATGGTTTTTTTACAGGTGCAGGTGCTCCTGCTGCTTCAGGGAGGTTTTCACTTCCGGCCAATTGACTACTTGCTGAAGGTGCTCCTGTATCCTGCTGGCATATGGTGTCTATTTCATTCATAACATTCTTTATTTCCTGTTTTTTATCTTGCTCTTTTGTATAATTCCCTTTGAGCAGTTCAtccacttttcctttcacttCGTCCTCTTCTTCGTCCCAGCTTATTTTACAATTCTTATAGTCCTTCTCCCTTTTGCATATTTCACAGGCATCACCTGTGCACCAAGATTTGCGTAAACTCTCGTCGATTTTAAAGGCCTCCTGTACGACACTCTCTTCAATGCAGGATTGCTCAGACAACTTATCTGCATATGCATTTAATGCTAGACAGGCCATAGTTTGTTTAAACCTTCTGTTATCTTCCTGGTGCAGAATGTTGTCACCTGAATACTTTGTAATACTGTAAATGTGCTTTAAACCCTTTACAAGAAGCTcacatgctttttttttggccttcCCCGTTTCATCACTTCCCCAAGTAGCCTTTTCACATAAATTATTCTTGGTTGCGCTGTTCTTGTTCATAGCCTCAGACATTTCTCCTAAATTATAACCAACATCACCCCACATGTCTTCCTACAAGTAaacgaaaggggaaaacatatGTGGATATTTAGTGTGCACATGGACCTAAGTTATGATTGTCCCTTCTGGTTATACATGTAAGTAATACTACTAATTCCGTTCCTTCAGCCCATAGTGCGTAACATTGTCTATTACCATGGTCTTCGATCCGCCCTGCGTTGTTCTATTTTTAAACCATTTTCCTACTACGCAATTTGCACGGTGACATAAGTTATTCATAGTATTTATGGCAGTTAGAACTTTCTGTGCTTCCACATTCTTCGAATCTTGGAACAGCTTatccacttcttcctttactttgtATTGTTTGTTGCCTCCAGTTACTTCACAAACTAAGCTAGGTACCCTTTCACACTTCTCACAGTCCATGCTTTTACCTTCCTTATCCTTACCCTTACACCATTGCGTACGTTGCCCATTCCCTTTATCAAATGCTTGTTGTATTGTTTCTTCATCGACTGTACAGGGAGATTTCACCTCCTGTTTCAACCTATCTATGTATGCGTTCAACAGAAAGCACGACACAGTTCGATGGAATATTTGGTTATCTGCagtttccttttctttctttcttttttgatcTCCGCTTAAATTATCTTtcacttttactttttcaattttatatatatgctccaAACCCCGAACAATGAATTTACAAGCCTCTTTGTTCGTACTATCTGCCCCCGTAATATGATCACATTCATTGTCAACATCTGGTTTCACCTGGAGCATGCCTTTAGAAAGACTTTTCAGTTGATTCTTGACATCGTTGGGCCAAAATTTATCCTACATACAAAAGAAAACAggagaacatatatatgtgagtttcatatatatgcacaatataCTCTTTTCCCCTCTATAAGTGCTTATATAGGGTAATATTCAATGTTGTGTCTTTCGCTACTCCTGACAGTATTGTATTTTACCCAAGGAATATTATGGCTAAGTATTCGGTTTTCTCCCCATTGTGTTGTTACACATTTTGCGCGTTCACATAAGACAGTCTTCTTACTGCAGTCTTCGTCTATAAGAACGAAGAGCAAGGAAACAGtgagtgaaggaagtatgattgttaagggtggaaggaaggtgtaggTGTGTGTATGAAGGAGTAGTAGGATGGAAATACACCCTCCCTCCCTGTTGTTGTGGTtcactatttttatttggttATAAGAGTAATCCCTTGATAGGATTTACCTGGTGGTGAAGgaggtggaggaggagggggtcTAGCTGGAAGGACGGGGGATGCGGGTGCTTGGGGTTGTTCGTGGGAGGAA contains these protein-coding regions:
- a CDS encoding SICA antigen, whose amino-acid sequence is MDSTQEFENLKKEWFGMKGWNEGNDGGKLLGEMAKWIGEMHKNLDQKDIGIAETGCEMPFNNEEKLKEEDMEWCKFILGHLWGIKRKTIEDSSKEPADIKMKEFIRCEVLNMWLHTYMNKYCGAGTVMTHAYGEMNNLCGLVAKNGECSKCQYRHFGNLHVNNKSVYPLMMTAMRTMGTDVNRMYNKIPKDPCPQRKSSEQAETAQPKITAEHFHFITELLIKWMMAGNMDKVDNFGEKIWEDIKELLQEFFEYMEDEDDAMVVSCKDVSYDGVFIDVKEMDRLTCKLMVKALFFVNRFGARWKNEDGLLEEEDEIRAKMRCIIVGVLMFQTLKANCERRKGMDYALKIVDNIVGDLGGAFGKNKCKWMDYEDMKVGGKIIGKTIKEWLLANEQIGGKIEEIGKSANCKWEDLGNQARAENKNNDSRKIVGILKEHGEELEKEEKTWTVPVKLEDVKYKNKEQKALSPAPQESSSHEQPQAPASPVLPARPPPPPPPSPPDEDCSKKTVLCERAKCVTTQWGENRILSHNIPWDKFWPNDVKNQLKSLSKGMLQVKPDVDNECDHITGADSTNKEACKFIVRGLEHIYKIEKVKVKDNLSGDQKRKKEKETADNQIFHRTVSCFLLNAYIDRLKQEVKSPCTVDEETIQQAFDKGNGQRTQWCKGKDKEGKSMDCEKCERVPSLVCEVTGGNKQYKVKEEVDKLFQDSKNVEAQKVLTAINTMNNLCHRANCVVGKWFKNRTTQGGSKTMEDMWGDVGYNLGEMSEAMNKNSATKNNLCEKATWGSDETGKAKKKACELLVKGLKHIYSITKYSGDNILHQEDNRRFKQTMACLALNAYADKLSEQSCIEESVVQEAFKIDESLRKSWCTGDACEICKREKDYKNCKISWDEEEDEVKGKVDELLKGNYTKEQDKKQEIKNVMNEIDTICQQDTGAPSASSQLAGSENLPEAAGAPAPVKKPSDTSDTFEVSKKDAKEEQAGKPNSNSQQPAASPDDIPDLPTEWIPDGASKNDDTDDKYLKGAWSVTDKGAVVTVINGDPIITAGSTTISTGDDTPGSSGSGSTVLSSNLDPGNGSQVPTETKTAKTEKLVDDNGPGGQPSNTSVSGSASTTKPGVPSAIPDGVPGAGGGGTGSGKEGAFSPPAGQGQQPPPPPPLEPAGPAAPETSPTTPPLPKGASTTPVVPARVVNKIDNLSDLLTSYLPTIPVFIGISAMTYLLWKYFFFGKRRKRYIRAHQVRRPPTLQEQLLAHVEDQGDGPHEYTLVKERKQPRSAPKEGKTRRPKKHADRRISHRAIIDIHLEVLDECQREDLHSTKEDYFAILVQEFMGSNFLEEKKVPKKQVPSLDSGFRVNILKGDVPEENVPSSDSEFREEDFLAMEGVPLEDVHSLYSGFREEDFILTEYIPEENIPKESVPMEHVQCSVSGFKV